The following coding sequences lie in one Capsicum annuum cultivar UCD-10X-F1 chromosome 5, UCD10Xv1.1, whole genome shotgun sequence genomic window:
- the LOC107871681 gene encoding uncharacterized protein LOC107871681 encodes MKDSETVKEYSDRLLNIANKVRLLGSILADSRIVEKILVTVPKRYEATITTLENTKDLSKISLTELLNSLKAQEQRRLMRHDVTIEEALVSKHQVDKFSKKKKNQALSEGETSTNNKGKGGSAKKNFPLTITVEEKAIHHSSVGGDLMLNVRNAINLDMR; translated from the coding sequence ATGAAGGATTCTGaaacagtgaaggagtattcagaTAGACTTCTTAACATTGCAAATAAAGTGAGGCTACTTGGCTCTATACTTGCCGACTCAAGAATTGTTGAGAAGATTCTGGTAACAGTTCCTAAAAGGTATGAAGCAACAATTACGACCTTAGAAAATACTAAGGATTTGTCAAAAATTAGTTTGACGGAGTTGCTCAATTCCCTGAAAGCTCAAGAGCAAAGAAGACTCATGAGACATGATGTTACAATAGAAGAGGCTCTTGTCAGTAAGCACCAGGTTGACAAATtttcgaagaagaaaaagaatcaagCGTTGAGTGAAGGAGAAACATCAACCAACAATAAAGGTAAGGGGGGAAGTGCGAAAAAAAACTTCCCCCTTACCATCACTGTGGAAGAAAAGGCCATCCACCATTCAAGTGTTGGAGGAGACCTGATGCTAAATGTAAGAAATGCAATCAACTTGGACATGAGGTAG
- the LOC107872359 gene encoding uncharacterized protein LOC107872359, whose amino-acid sequence MECTGTSLVTLADENALLLVSMTLAWIYIFVCMDPKSSDAEVVATDTGADKLLSTKTEEEIMRDIFESIENAQRIAIASINALENSVKEVDEDMKRLRAFCDL is encoded by the exons ATGGAGTGCACTGGGACGTCATTGGTTACCTTGGCTGATGAAAATGCTTTACTACTTGTATCTATGACCTTGGCTtggatatatat ATTTGTTTGTATGGATCCAAAGTCATCTGATGCTGAAGTTGTAGCCACTGATACAGGGGCAGATAAACTCTTGTCCACCAAGACTGAGGAGGAGATTATGAGAGACATTTTTGAAAGTATTGAAAATGCTCAACGTATCGCGATTGCTTCTATAAATGCTCTTGAGAATTCTGTAAAAGAGGTTGATGAGGATATGAAACGTCTGAGAGCTTTTTGTGATCTATAG